From the genome of Bacteroides sp. MSB163, one region includes:
- a CDS encoding tetratricopeptide repeat protein: protein MKKFLLSIALCCAATNFFAQTTEPGNLINEGKAALEAKNYQEAFTKFSTYLTQTNNQDSVIAYNCGVCADKIKKPEEALKYFDIAIQKKYNLGNAYVGKAGALKDLKKDSEYLATLKEGIEAAPENKTLKRLHANYYLNAGIKAQKANKLDDAEEAFKQVLADDEKNTNALYSLGTLSYNKAALVLKNAAPLANSDKAKYDAQKEIADKNFQNAKTYLERALPLLSADKPREKSMIDNIKKLLPQIEAQLK, encoded by the coding sequence ATGAAAAAATTTTTGTTATCCATTGCGCTGTGTTGTGCAGCAACTAACTTTTTTGCACAAACTACAGAACCTGGAAATCTAATTAACGAAGGAAAGGCAGCACTCGAAGCCAAAAATTACCAGGAAGCATTTACAAAATTCAGTACCTACCTGACACAGACAAACAATCAGGACTCTGTTATCGCTTACAACTGCGGCGTTTGTGCCGATAAAATCAAAAAACCGGAAGAAGCTCTCAAGTATTTTGATATTGCTATTCAAAAGAAATACAATCTGGGAAATGCATATGTAGGTAAAGCCGGTGCATTGAAGGATTTGAAAAAAGACAGTGAGTATCTTGCCACTCTGAAAGAGGGTATAGAAGCGGCTCCGGAAAACAAGACATTGAAAAGACTTCATGCTAATTATTATCTGAATGCCGGTATTAAAGCACAAAAGGCTAATAAACTGGATGATGCTGAAGAAGCTTTCAAACAAGTACTTGCTGACGATGAAAAGAATACCAATGCATTGTACAGCTTGGGTACACTTTCTTATAATAAGGCAGCTTTAGTTCTGAAGAATGCAGCACCATTGGCTAATTCAGATAAAGCTAAGTACGATGCACAGAAAGAAATCGCTGACAAGAACTTCCAGAATGCTAAAACGTATCTGGAACGTGCACTCCCCTTACTCTCGGCAGACAAACCTCGTGAAAAAAGTATGATAGATAATATTAAGAAACTATTGCCGCAAATTGAAGCGCAATTGAAATAA
- a CDS encoding helix-turn-helix domain-containing protein, translating to MFNPDKIRRLLEDRNISQAQFIKDTSISKSNLYVWLNNTSIPGADNLEIIADYFNVPIDYFFDRETNSLGVSIGHQVKGNGNKISGDITLSECRKEIEHLNALLEEKERVITEKERTIQILIQKQK from the coding sequence ATGTTTAATCCTGATAAAATAAGAAGATTATTGGAAGATAGAAATATAAGCCAAGCACAGTTTATAAAAGATACAAGTATATCTAAATCAAATTTATATGTTTGGCTTAATAACACTTCAATCCCTGGTGCTGACAATCTAGAAATTATAGCAGATTATTTTAATGTACCAATAGACTATTTTTTTGATAGAGAAACTAATTCTTTAGGGGTAAGTATTGGGCATCAAGTTAAAGGTAATGGCAACAAGATATCAGGAGATATAACTTTAAGTGAGTGCCGCAAAGAGATAGAGCATCTTAACGCTCTTTTAGAAGAAAAAGAGAGGGTGATAACTGAGAAAGAGAGAACAATTCAAATATTAATCCAAAAGCAAAAGTAA